One window from the genome of Pyrobaculum ferrireducens encodes:
- a CDS encoding Glu/Leu/Phe/Val family dehydrogenase — MAENGKFLSYVLQNLKRGVELGGFPEDFYKIISKPKRILQVSIPVKMDNGRYEVFEGYRVQHCDVLGPFKGGVRFHPEVTLADDVALAVLMTLKNSLAGLPYGGAKGAVRVDPKKLSQRELEELSRGYARAIAPLIGDVVDIPAPDVGTNAQIMAWMVDEYSKLKGYNVPGVFTSKPPELWGNPVREYATGFGVAAAAKAAADKLWGGIEGRTVAIHGAGNTGAWAAYWLEKMGAKIVAVSNTKGSVFNKVGIPADEILKVYTREKSILELEGEKSESTDLPLYVEADVLIPAAIENVIRGDNVGGVRARVVVEGANGPTTPEAERVLYQRGVLVVPDILANAGGVVMSYLEWVENLQWYIWDEEETRRRLESIMTTNFNRVYQRWEREKQWTMRDVAIVTALERIYKTMKTRGWI, encoded by the coding sequence ATGGCGGAAAACGGTAAATTCCTTAGCTACGTGCTTCAAAACTTGAAGAGAGGGGTTGAGCTCGGCGGCTTTCCAGAGGACTTCTATAAAATAATTTCTAAGCCGAAGAGAATACTCCAAGTCTCTATCCCTGTGAAAATGGATAACGGCAGGTACGAGGTGTTTGAGGGTTATCGTGTTCAGCATTGTGACGTTCTTGGTCCTTTTAAGGGTGGTGTTCGTTTTCATCCTGAGGTTACTCTTGCCGACGACGTGGCTTTGGCTGTTTTGATGACGCTTAAAAACAGCCTCGCGGGTCTTCCCTACGGAGGGGCTAAGGGGGCTGTTAGAGTTGACCCCAAGAAGCTCTCCCAGCGGGAGCTTGAAGAACTGTCGAGAGGCTACGCCAGAGCCATAGCCCCGCTGATAGGAGACGTGGTTGACATCCCAGCCCCAGACGTGGGGACAAACGCCCAGATAATGGCATGGATGGTAGACGAATACTCCAAACTAAAGGGCTACAACGTGCCCGGCGTATTCACCTCCAAACCCCCAGAGCTCTGGGGAAACCCAGTAAGAGAATACGCCACAGGCTTCGGAGTGGCGGCGGCGGCGAAGGCGGCGGCCGACAAGCTGTGGGGTGGGATCGAGGGTAGAACTGTCGCCATCCACGGCGCGGGAAACACGGGCGCATGGGCCGCCTACTGGCTGGAGAAAATGGGGGCGAAGATCGTAGCGGTGTCGAATACCAAGGGGTCTGTCTTCAATAAGGTGGGTATACCTGCCGACGAAATTTTGAAAGTCTATACGCGCGAGAAATCGATACTGGAGCTTGAGGGGGAGAAAAGCGAGAGTACAGATCTCCCGCTCTATGTAGAGGCCGACGTGCTTATTCCTGCTGCTATTGAGAATGTTATTCGTGGGGATAATGTGGGTGGTGTTAGAGCTAGGGTTGTGGTGGAGGGGGCTAATGGCCCTACTACGCCGGAGGCTGAGCGGGTTTTGTACCAGCGGGGTGTCTTGGTGGTGCCAGACATCCTTGCAAACGCCGGGGGGGTGGTGATGTCCTACTTGGAGTGGGTGGAGAATCTCCAGTGGTATATATGGGACGAGGAAGAGACTAGGCGCAGGCTGGAGTCTATAATGACCACCAACTTCAACCGGGTATACCAGAGGTGGGAAAGGGAAAAGCAGTGGACTATGAGAGACGTAGCGATAGTCACAGCCCTAGAGAGAATATACAAAACAATGAAAACAAGAGGATGGATCTAG
- a CDS encoding putative metallopeptidase: protein MAYIRLAEVETDLKNAVVRHGIGHLLGVDIAVVYNPNSRSRAVARIWGLNKIFQEVYGLRPLYVVELLRHFAELSCEARVRAVAHELAHIPSTGSGALRPHNRYFWRDYRRYVKLFKCDDFPSLKKQL, encoded by the coding sequence GTGGCTTATATCAGACTCGCCGAGGTGGAGACAGATCTAAAAAACGCCGTTGTGAGACACGGCATAGGTCACCTGCTCGGTGTCGACATCGCGGTGGTCTACAATCCCAACTCCCGCTCCCGGGCTGTGGCGAGGATCTGGGGGCTAAACAAGATATTTCAGGAAGTCTACGGGCTACGCCCCCTCTACGTCGTGGAGCTTCTGAGACACTTCGCAGAGCTTAGTTGCGAGGCGAGGGTCCGGGCTGTGGCCCATGAGCTGGCGCACATACCCTCTACAGGTAGCGGGGCGCTGAGGCCACACAATAGATACTTCTGGAGGGACTACAGGAGATACGTCAAGCTTTTTAAATGCGACGACTTTCCCTCTCTCAAAAAGCAACTATAG
- a CDS encoding amino acid ABC transporter permease, translating into MAIENYLEALQYVVLGIPTTMSLALLSFVIGLVLGSILLLVRFFLPKPLPWLASAYVEAFRGTPLLVQIFIIYFGVGGYLKSYGINIDPFTAGVIALGLNSAAYQAEIFRSAVQAIPMEQYLTAEAYAFTKTQTFRHIIMPQALRIALPALMNELVLLIKDSSLVAVIGVTPPDIFRRADYYSASKFAYFEAYMAAATIYFIICYTMVKISHLIERKYAIPGYLRRGII; encoded by the coding sequence ATGGCTATAGAAAACTATTTAGAAGCTCTTCAATACGTCGTACTCGGCATACCCACAACCATGTCTCTTGCACTCCTCTCTTTTGTAATAGGGCTAGTTCTGGGCTCCATACTCCTGCTGGTCAGGTTCTTCCTGCCGAAGCCGCTGCCTTGGCTGGCCTCCGCCTACGTAGAGGCGTTCCGCGGAACACCCCTCCTGGTGCAGATATTCATAATATACTTCGGGGTGGGAGGCTACTTGAAGAGCTACGGCATTAACATAGATCCGTTCACCGCCGGGGTGATAGCCTTGGGGCTCAACAGCGCCGCCTACCAAGCCGAGATATTCCGCTCGGCGGTCCAAGCCATCCCTATGGAGCAGTACCTAACCGCCGAGGCCTACGCCTTTACGAAAACCCAGACGTTTCGCCACATCATCATGCCTCAAGCCCTTAGAATCGCCCTCCCCGCCCTGATGAATGAGCTGGTCCTCCTGATAAAAGACTCCTCCCTAGTGGCCGTCATAGGCGTCACGCCCCCCGACATATTTAGAAGAGCAGACTACTACTCCGCGTCTAAATTCGCCTACTTCGAAGCCTACATGGCGGCCGCGACTATATACTTCATAATCTGCTACACCATGGTGAAGATCAGCCACCTCATCGAGCGGAAGTACGCCATACCTGGATATTTAAGAAGAGGCATAATATAG
- a CDS encoding amino acid ABC transporter ATP-binding protein, whose translation MSAIVSVRDLHVSYGALEVVKGVDLDVAQGEKVVIMGPSGSGKSTFLRSLIWLVKPRSGRVVIDGVEVSPQTLMEVRKKIGFVFQHYNLFPHLRVVDNIVLPLVKVHKLTRAEALQRAEEALRVVGLLEKARSYPLQLSGGQQQRVAIARALAIRPRLLMLDEPTSALDPELVEEVLQVLEDVARRGTTMLIVTHEVDFALDVADRVVFFDGGKIVEEGPPDILYNPATERFRQFLKRLHKRTA comes from the coding sequence ATGTCCGCCATAGTCTCCGTAAGAGACCTCCACGTGTCCTACGGAGCCTTGGAGGTTGTGAAAGGCGTGGATCTCGACGTGGCACAGGGGGAGAAGGTGGTGATAATGGGCCCCTCCGGCTCAGGCAAATCCACCTTCCTCCGGTCGCTTATCTGGCTGGTAAAGCCCAGAAGCGGCCGCGTGGTGATCGACGGCGTCGAGGTCTCGCCGCAAACCCTCATGGAGGTTAGGAAAAAGATCGGCTTTGTATTTCAGCACTACAACCTCTTCCCGCACCTCAGAGTGGTGGACAACATCGTGCTCCCCCTCGTAAAAGTCCACAAGCTCACCCGCGCCGAGGCCCTCCAGAGGGCTGAAGAGGCCCTGAGGGTGGTGGGCCTCTTGGAGAAGGCCAGGTCCTACCCCCTACAGCTCTCCGGCGGGCAACAACAGAGGGTAGCCATAGCGAGGGCGCTGGCCATAAGGCCCAGGTTGCTGATGCTCGACGAGCCCACCAGCGCCCTCGACCCCGAGCTCGTGGAGGAGGTGCTACAGGTGCTGGAAGACGTCGCGCGGAGGGGGACGACTATGCTGATAGTTACCCACGAAGTGGACTTCGCCCTAGACGTGGCCGACAGGGTGGTCTTCTTCGACGGGGGCAAGATCGTGGAGGAGGGCCCCCCCGACATTTTATACAACCCAGCCACGGAGCGTTTTAGACAATTCCTAAAAAGGCTCCACAAGAGAACAGCTTAA